The window AAAAATCACCAAATCAAAACCATAGAATTGGATGCAGTTATTTATACAAATGAAAAACAGCAATTACTTTTTGCATCCTTAAGGGATATTACTGAACGAACCTTATTAAAAGTGGAGAAAGAAAAACAAGAAAAATTATTAATTCAAAAATCTAAAATGGCTGCTATGGGTGAAATGATTGGAAATATTGCCCACCAATGGAGACAGCCTCTATCACAAGTATCTGGTTTATTTGTAGATATTGAATCTGCTTATATGTACAAAGAATTAAATAAAGAATATCTACAGAACAGAGTAAATGAAGCCAATGATTTAATTGAATATATGTCAAAAACAATTGATGATTTTAGAAACTTTTTTAATCCAAATGCAAAAAAAGAACTTTTTTCTTTAAAGGATTCCATGAGAGATACGGCAAAAATCATTCAATCAACTCTTGATTATCACCATATTTCATTGCAAATAAACTTATGTGATGATATAGAATTATATGCTTACAGAAATGAATATTCACAAGCAATTCTTAATATTATTTCAAATGCAAAAGATATCCTAATTGAAAAAAAGATAAAAGATCCTATCATCAAAATTTACCTAGAAAATAAAAATGTTTTATGCATAGAAGACAATGCAGGTGGTATTGATGAAAGTATTATTAAAAAAATATTTGATCCCTATTTCACAACCAAATTTGAATATGGAACAGGTATTGGTTTATACATGACACAATTAATTATTGAAAATAAAATGAATGGAAGTATAACAGCTGAAAACACCAATAAAGGTGCTTTGTTTAAAATAAAAGTGTAATAAGAAGAGATTTTATTTTTTATACATTTTTTTATATTAAAATTTTTCTATGAATATTATTAAAAACCTTGTTCGAGGAAACGAACTTTTTAAAAAATACCACTATGTTGATTATGAAGATGAAATTACGGATTTAATTAAATATGGACAAAAACCAGAAGTTTTATTCATTTCTTGTTGTGACAGTAGAATCACACCTGATTTAATGTTGGGTTCAAAACCAGGGGATTTATTTGTCTTAAGAAATATTGGAAATTTTGTTCCGCCTTTTAATGATGATGCGAGTTTTCATGGAACAGCAAGTGCTATTGAATACGCTGTATCTGTTTTAAATGTCAAACATATTATTGTATGTGGGCACTCACATTGTGGCGCTTGCAAAAGCCTTTTTGAAGAAATTCCAAATCATCAACACTTTATTAATATAAAAAAATGGTTAAAGCTGGGTCTTAAAGCAAAAGAGATTACCTTGAAAAAAACCTATGAAAACAAAGAAGAAAAAGAAAGAGCCATGGAGAAAAATTCTGTTTTATGCCAGGTTGAAAACTTGCATACTTATCCGGCTATAAAAGAAAAATTATTAAATAAGAGTATTAAACTGCATGCTTGGTATATACACTTAGAAGGTGCAAAAATTGAGTATTATGATGAAGAAAATAAACATTTTAGAGATATTATTAACTATGAAGATTTTAAATACTAACTAAAGCTTTTTTCATCAATATTTAGCTAATATTCTCTTAACAAATTATGTTTAAGGATATACCATGCCATTATTAGATTCATTTAGAGTAGATCATACAATTATGCCAGCTCCAGCAGTTAGAGTAGCAAAAACTATGAAATCACCCTCAGGAGATACTATTACAGTATTTGA is drawn from Campylobacteraceae bacterium and contains these coding sequences:
- a CDS encoding carbonic anhydrase produces the protein MNIIKNLVRGNELFKKYHYVDYEDEITDLIKYGQKPEVLFISCCDSRITPDLMLGSKPGDLFVLRNIGNFVPPFNDDASFHGTASAIEYAVSVLNVKHIIVCGHSHCGACKSLFEEIPNHQHFINIKKWLKLGLKAKEITLKKTYENKEEKERAMEKNSVLCQVENLHTYPAIKEKLLNKSIKLHAWYIHLEGAKIEYYDEENKHFRDIINYEDFKY